From Kaistella polysaccharea:
TATCGTCACAGAACGTAAATACATTAAGCGGTTTTTTATTGTTTCTCAATACATAATTAGAATACAATTCTAAAATCTTTTCCTGAGTAACTTCTATATTTTTCATAACTTGTTAAATAATTAAGTACAAATTTAGTAAAAAAATTTTCTATTTAAGAAATAAAAGTATATTTTTGTTCCATTATTAAAATAGATGAAGAAAGTTGTAATCATTGGATCTGGTTTTTCTGCACTCGCTTCTGCCTGTTATATGGCAAAGGCAGGCTATTCTGTTCAGGTTTTAGAAAAGAATGAGCAGTTGGGAGGGCGCGCCTCAATGTGGGAGAAAGATGGTTTTAAGTTTGATATGGGTCCAAGTTGGTACTGGATGCCAGATATTTTCGAGCGTTTCTTTTCAGATTTTGGTAAGAAAGTTTCAGATTATTACAGTCTTCAAAAATTATCACCCGGTTATCGCGTAGTTTTTGGGAAAGATGATTACATCGATATATCAGATGAGCCTGAAAAAATTATTGCGAAATTTGAAGAAATAGAACCGGGAAGCGGAAAACATCTGCGCAAATTCATGGAGGATTCCCGAAAAAATTATGAGATCGCAATGCAGGATTTGGTTTATAATCCTGGAAAATCTGTATTGGAACTCGTAAGTTTTGAAACTGCTATACGATTGCCACTTTTCGTTCAGAATATTTCTGAAACGGTTCGTAAAAATATTAATAATCCGAAATTGCAAAGTATTCTGGAATTTCCTGTACTTTTTTTAGGTGCAAAACCTCAAAATACACCGGCATTTTATAACTTTATGAATCATGCAGATTTCGGTTTGGGAACCTGGTATCCGAAAGGTGGCTTTAATGCCGTTGCGAAAGGAATTGTACAATTAGCCCAAGAACTCGGCGTGGAATTTCATATTAATCAGGAGGTTACTAAAATTGAGACTGAAAATAACAAAGCAAAAAGAGTTATTACGACTACAAATTCTTTCGATGCTGATATCGTAATTTCCGGAGCAGATTACGCGCACACCGAAACATTATTAAAACAAGAAGAAAAGAATTATAACAACGAATATTGGATGAAAAAGGTTTTCGCACCTTCCTCCTTT
This genomic window contains:
- a CDS encoding phytoene desaturase family protein; this encodes MKKVVIIGSGFSALASACYMAKAGYSVQVLEKNEQLGGRASMWEKDGFKFDMGPSWYWMPDIFERFFSDFGKKVSDYYSLQKLSPGYRVVFGKDDYIDISDEPEKIIAKFEEIEPGSGKHLRKFMEDSRKNYEIAMQDLVYNPGKSVLELVSFETAIRLPLFVQNISETVRKNINNPKLQSILEFPVLFLGAKPQNTPAFYNFMNHADFGLGTWYPKGGFNAVAKGIVQLAQELGVEFHINQEVTKIETENNKAKRVITTTNSFDADIVISGADYAHTETLLKQEEKNYNNEYWMKKVFAPSSFLYYVAFDKEVPELKHHNLFFDTDFGQHAVDIYDEPKLPTKPLFYANFSSKTDKDLCPEGKEIGFFLIPVAVDLEDNQEIHDRYFELIMDRVQQNIGVDLRSNVLFKRSFGVQDFKDRYNSCRGNAYGLANTLLQTSILRPSISNKKIKNLFYTGQLTVPGPGVPPALISGKVVTDYIIKHQKNTVTR